A region from the Rhodohalobacter sp. SW132 genome encodes:
- a CDS encoding T9SS type A sorting domain-containing protein has protein sequence MKTSILLFVFVYVFAVTTSDTPKNDQTNSNRYTHPLLELYVKLHAGNSNITKAGQKQTSQLFLNSVEHQGWNGDEFNSYHKIDHVYQSGRRTETHHSYRSDIEAGWDVVSRDLYEYENDRLLTIVSQIKNGQGFQNEYRVSFTYQFIDNQYYLSETMDQFWNASLSDWINDERVVLVESGGKINYGESSSWVGDDWYTYELFFFEEQDDDLHITYQEPYGHMWMNTERQVYKNYNTKDLNNLFLNEFNVVESGSFLEFAEMMPDYTGQYWTGDDWLDAERQITVVDYNWQTGEMISKQISGQFFDEGWITTTEVRISYEDGMKSEMVLYLVEDYESGDPSPNYAELFEYNELGLVHFIVQKQAPEEVEKIANQEELEIFGRLMLVWGETTTSIGKEFIPVVFSLGNAYPNPFNPSTVIPFDAQTAGEISIRVYDMLGRHVATLASGLYPAGSHSIRFDATGLSSGVYLVRMTAPGIQQVRRVTLLK, from the coding sequence ATGAAAACAAGCATTCTACTTTTCGTGTTTGTTTATGTGTTTGCGGTGACGACTTCAGATACACCAAAAAATGATCAAACGAACTCAAACCGTTATACACATCCGCTTTTGGAACTGTATGTGAAACTTCATGCAGGCAATTCAAATATCACAAAAGCCGGACAAAAACAAACGTCTCAACTATTTCTGAACTCAGTTGAACACCAGGGATGGAACGGGGACGAATTTAATTCCTATCATAAAATTGATCACGTCTATCAATCCGGAAGAAGAACAGAAACTCATCACTCATACAGGTCAGATATCGAAGCGGGCTGGGATGTTGTATCACGTGACCTGTATGAATATGAAAACGACAGACTACTCACTATTGTAAGTCAAATCAAAAACGGGCAGGGTTTTCAAAACGAATACAGAGTCTCTTTTACCTATCAATTCATTGATAACCAATATTATCTTTCCGAGACAATGGATCAGTTTTGGAATGCAAGTCTGTCTGACTGGATAAACGATGAACGCGTTGTTCTTGTGGAATCAGGTGGCAAGATAAATTACGGAGAATCAAGTTCCTGGGTCGGGGATGATTGGTACACGTATGAACTTTTTTTCTTTGAAGAGCAAGATGATGACCTGCATATAACGTACCAGGAACCTTACGGCCATATGTGGATGAATACGGAAAGGCAGGTATACAAAAACTATAATACAAAAGACCTGAATAACTTATTTCTCAATGAATTCAATGTAGTAGAAAGCGGTTCATTTCTGGAGTTTGCTGAAATGATGCCAGATTATACCGGTCAATACTGGACCGGCGATGACTGGTTGGATGCAGAACGACAGATCACAGTGGTTGATTATAACTGGCAAACCGGCGAAATGATCTCTAAACAGATTTCAGGGCAGTTTTTTGATGAAGGGTGGATCACGACCACAGAAGTAAGAATATCGTACGAAGATGGAATGAAATCGGAGATGGTGCTCTATCTCGTTGAAGATTATGAATCTGGTGACCCTTCACCGAACTATGCTGAACTTTTTGAATACAATGAATTGGGATTGGTTCATTTTATAGTTCAAAAACAGGCACCCGAGGAAGTTGAGAAAATAGCAAACCAAGAAGAACTTGAGATCTTTGGCCGGCTCATGCTAGTATGGGGTGAAACAACAACATCTATTGGAAAGGAATTTATTCCCGTAGTATTCAGCCTGGGAAATGCGTATCCGAACCCCTTTAACCCATCCACGGTTATTCCGTTTGATGCTCAAACTGCTGGTGAAATTTCGATCCGCGTATATGATATGCTGGGCCGCCACGTAGCTACATTGGCCAGCGGATTGTACCCTGCAGGAAGCCATTCCATTCGATTCGATGCAACCGGGTTATCGAGTGGTGTGTATCTGGTGCGGATGACTGCACCCGGAATACAGCAGGTACGAAGAGTAACATTGCTGAAATAG
- a CDS encoding bifunctional 4-hydroxy-2-oxoglutarate aldolase/2-dehydro-3-deoxy-phosphogluconate aldolase yields the protein MNIEETLKYIEQHKAVAILRLPESDGFQKVAEALYKGGIRVMEITLTMPDALKLIGETEKNMPKDMVIGVGSVINREMTQSAINAGAAFVVSPVLKKEIITTSKENGVPVMCGAFSPTEIQHAWELGSDMVKVFPANILGKEYLKAVKAPMPHLKLMPTGGVNLTNGNDWLAAGASAVGVGSALASSDDLKNKDYKAIEKKARTLTDHFKT from the coding sequence ATGAACATTGAAGAGACTCTGAAATACATTGAACAACATAAAGCTGTTGCAATCCTCCGGTTGCCTGAATCTGATGGATTCCAAAAGGTTGCCGAAGCGCTCTATAAAGGCGGAATTCGTGTGATGGAGATCACGCTAACGATGCCCGATGCCTTGAAATTAATTGGGGAAACAGAAAAAAATATGCCAAAAGATATGGTGATTGGAGTGGGATCAGTTATCAACCGGGAGATGACCCAAAGCGCGATTAATGCGGGCGCAGCGTTTGTTGTGAGTCCGGTTTTAAAGAAAGAGATCATCACCACATCGAAAGAAAATGGTGTTCCCGTGATGTGCGGAGCGTTCAGCCCCACAGAAATTCAGCACGCGTGGGAGCTTGGTTCCGATATGGTTAAAGTTTTTCCGGCCAATATTCTCGGGAAAGAGTACCTGAAAGCGGTTAAAGCACCGATGCCCCACCTCAAACTGATGCCTACCGGCGGTGTGAACTTAACGAACGGGAATGATTGGCTTGCAGCCGGTGCTTCCGCAGTTGGAGTTGGAAGCGCACTGGCATCTTCTGATGATCTTAAAAACAAGGATTACAAAGCGATCGAAAAGAAAGCCAGGACGCTGACCGATCACTTCAAAACATAA